DNA sequence from the Streptomyces sp. MST-110588 genome:
GTGTGGGTCCTGGCGGTCCTGACAGTCCTGGCGGTTCTGGCAGTTCTGGTACGCCTGACGCCTCCTAGTCTTGCTCCTTGTCGGATGCCGGCAGCAACAGTGTCAGGAGGGCTGTCAGCGTGGACCACCGTTACCGACTGCCGTCGTCACCGAGTGCCGTCGCCAACCGCCGTCATCGTCGGTCGTCACCGACTTCCCTCACCGGTTGTCGCGGTACAACTTCTCCGCATACCGCGGACCGTAGTACTCCTCCAACGCCTCCAGGGAAGCGTTCACCTTCTCCACCCCCTTGGCTATACGGGCTCTGGACGGCAGGCGCTCGGGCTCCCAGGTCTCCGGCTTCCACAGGTCCGAGCGCAGGAACGCCTTGGAGCAGTGGTAGAAGACCTCCTCGATCTCCACCAGCAACGCCAGCCTGGGCCGATTGCCCTTGACCACCATCTCGTCGAAGAACGGCGCATCGCGCAGCACCCGGGCCCGCCCGTTGATCCGCAGGGAGTCACCGCGCCCCGGCACGAGGTAGTTCAGGCCGACGTGAGGATTGGCGAGTACGTTCCGGAAGCCGTCCACCCGCCTGTTACCGGGGCGGTCCGGGATCACGATCGTGGTGTCGTCCAGTATGAGCGTGAAGCCCGCGGGGTCGCCCTTGGGCGAGACATCACAGCGCCCCTGGCCGTCCGAGGTTCCTATGAGACAGAACGGCGAGCGCGCCAGCCACTGCCGGTCCAGCTCGTGCAGGCATGTCCGCGTCTTGTTCGCAGCCCGTTCATCGGGCTCTCCCACCAGTTCCCGCAACTCGGCCTCGGACGAGACCTCCACACCCGCTGTCAGCTCCACCGTTCCCACTCTGCTCTCCCCTCATCCATCCGGCTTTCAGCTCGACCCTACGTGGCCCGCCACCGCACGCTCCGCCCACAACGCCGCCACCTTTCCCACCGCTTGATCCAGCCCTGTTGGTCATGACTGAATGATGCGCCGGCGCGGTGGGGCGGCACATTGCGGAAAACCGCAGAACTTCACTGCGGTTTTCCGCAGGGTGCGGGTCAGCGTCTTATAGAGGGGTCGAATACGGGGAGAACTGCGCCCGGAGATAAGCCAGTACGGCGTGGACGCGGCGGTGGCCGTCTTCCGGTGCCGGCAGGTCCAGTTTCATGAAGATGTTGCCGATGTGTTTGTTGACCGAGGTCTCGGCGATGTGCAGCAACGAACCGATGGCGGTGTTGCTGTGTCCTTCGGCCATCAGCGCCAGTACCTCACGTTCCCGGGGTGTCAGCGCGCCCAGCGGGTCGTTGCCGGCCTTGCGGACCATGAGCTGTGAGATGACCTCCGGGTCCATGGCCGTACCGCCCTTGGTGACGCGTTCCAGGGCATCCAGGAACTCTTCCGTACGGCCCACCCGGTCCTTGAGCAGATACCCGACCCCCGACGCGCTGTGCGCCAGCAGTTCGCCGGCGTACGCCCGTTCCACGTACTGCGACAGGACGAGAACCGGCAGGTCGGGGATCTGCTTACGGGCCTCGACGGCGGCCCGCAGCCCCTCGTCGCGGAAGTCCGGCGGCAGCCGCACATCGACCACCGCGGCGTCCGGGCGGTGTTCCAGCAGCGCCGCCAGCAGCTCCTCGCCCGTGCCGGCGACCGCCACGATCTCGTGCCCCTC
Encoded proteins:
- a CDS encoding pyridoxamine 5'-phosphate oxidase family protein, which produces MELTAGVEVSSEAELRELVGEPDERAANKTRTCLHELDRQWLARSPFCLIGTSDGQGRCDVSPKGDPAGFTLILDDTTIVIPDRPGNRRVDGFRNVLANPHVGLNYLVPGRGDSLRINGRARVLRDAPFFDEMVVKGNRPRLALLVEIEEVFYHCSKAFLRSDLWKPETWEPERLPSRARIAKGVEKVNASLEALEEYYGPRYAEKLYRDNR
- a CDS encoding response regulator transcription factor; translation: MRIVIAEDNALLRDGLCLLLTSEGHEIVAVAGTGEELLAALLEHRPDAAVVDVRLPPDFRDEGLRAAVEARKQIPDLPVLVLSQYVERAYAGELLAHSASGVGYLLKDRVGRTEEFLDALERVTKGGTAMDPEVISQLMVRKAGNDPLGALTPREREVLALMAEGHSNTAIGSLLHIAETSVNKHIGNIFMKLDLPAPEDGHRRVHAVLAYLRAQFSPYSTPL